A stretch of the Hippocampus zosterae strain Florida chromosome 18, ASM2543408v3, whole genome shotgun sequence genome encodes the following:
- the pax8 gene encoding paired box protein Pax-8 isoform X3: MSTGSTRGGMFVNGRPLPEVIRQRIVDMAHQGVRPCDISRQLRVSHGCVSKILGRYYETGSIKPGVIGGSKPKVATPKVVDKIAEYKRQNPTMFAWEIRDRLLAEAVCDGDTVPSVSSINRIIRTKVQQPFNLPLDGKGLSPGQTLIPSSAVTPPESPHSDSLGSTYSISGLLGIPQASSEGKRSHDDSDQDSCRHSVDSQGSGGGGIPRKSMRVDHFSQHVDCGFERPHYPPDSFSASGSKTEQTLYPLSLISGSLDETKGSLSSSSAAIGRNLTAHQGYAMVPEPLQSLPLCLKQEMSPEVTSTSPASPNMAPSNMAFVELQKPVSLNSCGGGSGGASNHFPNSFNSFSHHAPVYGQFGNQSIISGRDMVSSTLPGYPPPIPSPAQSGYSSSAIAGVVAGADYPAQSYSHSPYASYSEAWRFTNSSILGSPYYYSTASRSAPPSAAAYDHL, encoded by the exons GCGGAATGTTTGTTAATGGCCGTCCACTTCCGGAGGTGATCCGGCAGCGCATCGTGGACATGGCCCACCAGGGGGTCCGGCCGTGCGACATCTCCCGCCAGCTTCGAGTGAGCCACGGCTGCGTCAGCAAGATCCTGGGACG GTATTACGAGACGGGAAGCATCAAGCCCGGCGTGATCGGCGGCTCCAAGCCCAAAGTGGCCACGCCGAAGGTGGTGGACAAGATCGCAGAGTACAAGCGGCAGAACCCCACCATGTTCGCCTGGGAGATCAGGGACAGACTGCTCGCCGAGGCAGTGTGCGACGGCGACACCGTGCCCAGCGTCAGCTCCATTAACAG GATCATTCGAACCAAAGTCCAGCAGCCATTTAATCTCCCCCTGGATGGGAAAGGCCTAAGCCCTGGACAAACCCTGA TTCCGAGTTCGGCTGTCACCCCACCTGAGTCTCCGCACTCGGACTCTTTGGGCTCCACCTACTCCATTAGCGGCCTCTTGGGAATCCCCCAAGCTAGCAGCGAAGGCAAGAGGAGCCACGATGACA GCGACCAGGATAGCTGTCGGCACAGCGTGGACTCTCAGggcagcggcggcggtggcATTCCCAGGAAAAGCATGCGGGTGGACCACTTCTCGCAGCACGTGGACTGCGGCTTTGAGCGTCCCCACTACCCTCCGGACTCCTTCTCCGCCTCCGGTAGCAAGACGGAGCAG ACTTTGTACCCGCTGTCGCTCATCAGCGGCAGCCTGGATGAGACCAAGGGCAGCCTGTCGTCATCCAGCGCCGCCATCGGACGCAACCTGACGGCGCATCAGGGCTACGCCATGGTGCCCG AGCCCCTCCAGTCCCTGCCGCTCTGCCTGAAGCAGGAAATGTCCCCGGAGGTCACCAGCACGAGCCCCGCCTCGCCAAACATGGCGCCGTCCAACATGGCATTTGTGGAGCTGCAGAAACCCGTCTCTTTGAATAGCTGCGGCGGCGGCAGTGGCGGAGCTAGCAACCATTTCCCCAATTCCTTCAACTCATTCTCCCATCATGCACCTGTGTATGGCCAGTTTGGCAACCAGTCAATCATCTCAG GGCGGGACATGGTGAGCTCCACCCTGCCAGGTTACCCGCCTCCCATCCCGTCGCCGGCTCAGTCGGGCTACTCCTCATCGGCTATCGCCGGCGTGGTCGCGG GTGCCGACTACCCCGCTCAGTCCTACAGCCACTCGCCCTACGCCTCCTACAGCGAAGCCTGGAGGTTCACCAACTCCAGCATACTGG
- the pax8 gene encoding paired box protein Pax-8 isoform X2 codes for MSTGSTRGHGGLNQLGGMFVNGRPLPEVIRQRIVDMAHQGVRPCDISRQLRVSHGCVSKILGRYYETGSIKPGVIGGSKPKVATPKVVDKIAEYKRQNPTMFAWEIRDRLLAEAVCDGDTVPSVSSINRIIRTKVQQPFNLPLDGKGLSPGQTLIPSSAVTPPESPHSDSLGSTYSISGLLGIPQASSEGKRSHDDSDQDSCRHSVDSQGSGGGGIPRKSMRVDHFSQHVDCGFERPHYPPDSFSASGSKTEQTLYPLSLISGSLDETKGSLSSSSAAIGRNLTAHQGYAMVPEPLQSLPLCLKQEMSPEVTSTSPASPNMAPSNMAFVELQKPVSLNSCGGGSGGASNHFPNSFNSFSHHAPVYGQFGNQSIISGRDMVSSTLPGYPPPIPSPAQSGYSSSAIAGVVAGADYPAQSYSHSPYASYSEAWRFTNSSILGSPYYYSTASRSAPPSAAAYDHL; via the exons gtCATGGGGGTCTTAACCAACTAGGCGGAATGTTTGTTAATGGCCGTCCACTTCCGGAGGTGATCCGGCAGCGCATCGTGGACATGGCCCACCAGGGGGTCCGGCCGTGCGACATCTCCCGCCAGCTTCGAGTGAGCCACGGCTGCGTCAGCAAGATCCTGGGACG GTATTACGAGACGGGAAGCATCAAGCCCGGCGTGATCGGCGGCTCCAAGCCCAAAGTGGCCACGCCGAAGGTGGTGGACAAGATCGCAGAGTACAAGCGGCAGAACCCCACCATGTTCGCCTGGGAGATCAGGGACAGACTGCTCGCCGAGGCAGTGTGCGACGGCGACACCGTGCCCAGCGTCAGCTCCATTAACAG GATCATTCGAACCAAAGTCCAGCAGCCATTTAATCTCCCCCTGGATGGGAAAGGCCTAAGCCCTGGACAAACCCTGA TTCCGAGTTCGGCTGTCACCCCACCTGAGTCTCCGCACTCGGACTCTTTGGGCTCCACCTACTCCATTAGCGGCCTCTTGGGAATCCCCCAAGCTAGCAGCGAAGGCAAGAGGAGCCACGATGACA GCGACCAGGATAGCTGTCGGCACAGCGTGGACTCTCAGggcagcggcggcggtggcATTCCCAGGAAAAGCATGCGGGTGGACCACTTCTCGCAGCACGTGGACTGCGGCTTTGAGCGTCCCCACTACCCTCCGGACTCCTTCTCCGCCTCCGGTAGCAAGACGGAGCAG ACTTTGTACCCGCTGTCGCTCATCAGCGGCAGCCTGGATGAGACCAAGGGCAGCCTGTCGTCATCCAGCGCCGCCATCGGACGCAACCTGACGGCGCATCAGGGCTACGCCATGGTGCCCG AGCCCCTCCAGTCCCTGCCGCTCTGCCTGAAGCAGGAAATGTCCCCGGAGGTCACCAGCACGAGCCCCGCCTCGCCAAACATGGCGCCGTCCAACATGGCATTTGTGGAGCTGCAGAAACCCGTCTCTTTGAATAGCTGCGGCGGCGGCAGTGGCGGAGCTAGCAACCATTTCCCCAATTCCTTCAACTCATTCTCCCATCATGCACCTGTGTATGGCCAGTTTGGCAACCAGTCAATCATCTCAG GGCGGGACATGGTGAGCTCCACCCTGCCAGGTTACCCGCCTCCCATCCCGTCGCCGGCTCAGTCGGGCTACTCCTCATCGGCTATCGCCGGCGTGGTCGCGG GTGCCGACTACCCCGCTCAGTCCTACAGCCACTCGCCCTACGCCTCCTACAGCGAAGCCTGGAGGTTCACCAACTCCAGCATACTGG